A segment of the Marinitoga hydrogenitolerans DSM 16785 genome:
TTATAAAATAATTTAAAAATGCTATATCTGGTGGAGTATTGTCAAAATAAATAGTTATCTTTTTTTCGCTTACTTTCTTTTTTTTAGAAAAAACCTGAACAAAAACAATGTTTTTTCCTTCTTTTAAATTTAAAAAATAATAATAATTTCCATCATTTTTATATTTTATTTCATTATTGTTTTCATCAAAGAATTTTAATTCATAATTATCCAAATTAACACCAATTTTAATGGGAAAAGAAGGTGACGCAACGTCACCTTCAATTGTTATTTCTACTTTTTCTTGAGAATAAAAACATGAATTTAAAACAAATAAAGTTAAAACTATTAATAGTATTAAACTTTTTTTCATCTATTTTCCCTCATACAAATATTTTAAAATTGGCGAATCTGGTGATAATAATATCATACCATCTTTAAATGATTTTTTATAAATATCAGCCATTCTTCTTAATTCAAAAAATTCCGGACTTTCACCATATGCCTCTGCATATATTGAAATAACGCTGGCATCTGCTGTTCCTCTTATTATTTCTGCATTTTTTTCTGCTTCAGAAACTATAATTTTTACTTTTTTATCTGCCTCTGCTTTGATTATTTCAGATTCTCTTTGACCTTCTGCCCTTATTTGTGCAGCAATAGAATATCTCTCTGCCATCATTCTATTATATACAGATTTTGAAATATCTGGTGGTAAATCTGTTCTTTTTACCCTTACATCTACAATTTCAATACCAAATTGCCTTAAATTTTCACTACTTCTTTTGGTTATTTCATTTAACATCTCTTCTCTTTTCTTTGATAAAACCTCATCTAAAGTATATTTAGCAACTAAATCCCTTACATTAGAATACACAACATCATCTATTCTTGTTAAAGCTAATTGAACTGATCTCATACTCTCTATAAATGTTTTTGGATCATTTATTCTCCAAATTGTATACGTGTCGACAATAACTGTTTTTTTATCAGCAGTGATTATTCTTTCTGGTTCAATATCATATAACATAAGTCTTCTTTCAAATTTTACAACATTATCGATAAAAGGTGTTTTAAACCTTATTCCTGGTTCTGTAACAACCTTTTGAATTTGTCCAAATCTTAACACAACTGCTTGTTGTTCTTGATTAACAATAAATAAAGAAGTGTAAACAAATAATATTACTACTACTAAAAATATTCCTAATATTATTAATTTTGATCTTTTTTTCATTTTGTACCACCACCTATTTCAGGTAAATTAAGCAGTTTAAGTGTTCCAGAACTGTCAACAATTATTTTCTGTTTTGAATTTTCTAATAAATCCTGAATAGCTTCTAAAATTATTCTTTTTCTTGTAATATCTCTTGCTGCTTTATATTCTTTCAACATAGCTTTAAATCTCTTTGTTTCACCAGTAGCAATAGCAACAGTTTCATAAGAATAAGCTTCAGCTGCTCTTAAAATCTTTTGAGCCTGACCTTCTGCCTTAGGAATAACATCATTAGCATATCTATTAGCTTCGTTTATGAATTTTTCTTTATCCTGTTTTGCACTATTAACATCGTCAAATGCTTTAACAACTTCATCTGGAGGAGCAACTTCTTGCAAATAAACATTTTCTACTTTAATTCCTGCGCCATAACTATCTAATATCTTTTGCACCTTTGCTGCAGTTTCCATAGCGATTCTATCCCTTTCAGAAGTTAAAACATTATCAATTGGATTAATAGCTACCATTTCTCTTAAAACGCTTTCTGTTGCAAATTTAACCATATCAAAACCATTCAAAACCCTAAATTCGAATTTTACCGGATCGGCAATTCTATATTGCACAACAGCTTCAAGACTTACTATATTCTCATCACCCGTTATCATTAAAGATTCCTGTGTCACTGGTTGATATTCAATTCGTCCTCTATAATTTACCGTTCTAAACCCTATCTCTATTTTTTTTAAAGTTTTAATATCAACTATCCTATGTGATTGAAACGGATATGGTAAACGCCAATGAATTCCCGGTCCCGTGCTTGATGTGTATTTACCAAAAGTTAAAACCAACCCCATTTCAGATGGTCCTACTTGATAAATACTTGTACTTAAATATCCCAGAATCAACAATATCACTACTAACCAGGTGATCCTCTTAAAAAAATTCTTACTTCTTTTTGGTTTCTCCTCTTCAACATCGAAGATCTCGAAGTTGTCAGTCATACTCCATCCCTCCTATTTACTGAATTTTGATTTTGTTACTATCAAATATTGTTTTAATTACTTTAATATCTTCAGCATGTTCTTCATCACCACCAGGTGTTTCAAGATGCATCGGCAATCTAACAATTTCATCAAAAGATAAAAATGTTTCAAATCCTGCTAATCCGATTTCACCTTTACCAATAAATTCATGTCTGTCTTTACCAGCACCCAATGGAAATTTAGAATCATTCAAATGTATCATTTTAAACTTATCTAATCCTATATACTTCTCTATTTCATCTAACAATCTTTTTACATCATCCTTATCTCTAATATCATAATTAGAATCAAATCCATGACATGTATCATATGTAATTCCTAATTTATCTGAAAAATTACTTCTTTTTATTATTTCACCAAGTTGTTCTATATTCCAACCAATATTGCCACCTTTTTTTGCTACATTTTCAAGTAAAATGACAACATTTAAACCCTTTAACTCTTCTAAAATAATATCTAATGCTTTAGCTATTCTATCATACCCATACTTTTCTCCTTCACCAAGATGTGATCCTGGGTGAACATTAAAATATTTAATTCCTAACATATTTGTTATCTTTAACTCCTCTGTCATTAAATTAATTGATTTTTTCCAATTTTCATCGTTTGGTGTAGCAAGATTTATCAAATATCCTGAATGAACAAGTACATCATCAAAAGATATATTAAACTCTTTCATTTTTTCTTTAAATTTAATTATATCTGATTCTTTTGGCTGTTTAACTTTCCATGTTCTTGGACTGTGAGAAAATATTTGAAAAGTGTTTCCATCAATATTTCTTGTTGCCTCTGGAATTTTGTAAAATCCTTTAGAAGTACTCATATGCGCGCCTATTTTAAGCATTTATTTTACCTTCCTTTATCAACCACTTTGCAAATTTTAAATCAAATTCCGTTGTTATCTTTACATTATATTCCTCACCAGAAATAATTCTAACAAAGTTTCCTGCCTTATGAAAAATACTTGCATCATCTGTAAAACTTTTCAGTTCATTTTCAAAATTTGTATATGCCTTGTATAATTTATGAAAATCAAAAGTTTGTGGTGTTTGATGCAAAAATATTTCATTTCTATCCAATATTTTATCAATAACATCTCCAACAACATGAGACACAGAATTCTTTTCTGGCAAAGCCAAAATTGCAGAACCATATTTTTTTGCAATTTCTATACCTTCATTTATTTTATCTATGCTAACAAAAGGCCTTGCTGCATCATGTATAGAAACAAACAACACATCAAACCCAAAGTTATTATATATATTTTTTAAAGCATTATAAACGGATTCTTGTCGTGATTCGCCACCCTTAATTATACCATATACTTTGTTAAGATTATAGCATTCCTTTTTCGTTTCTTCCATAAACTCCTCATTAGCCACTACGACTATTTTATTAATTAATTCTGAATATTCATATTTTTCTAATGCAATTCTTAACAAACTTTTACCTAAAATCTGGTAAAATTGTTTAGGGTAGGATAATTTTGTTCTTTCTCCCTTCCCTGCAGCAACAATAATACCAATATTCATAAAATCACCTCAATAATAAATAATAAGAAAAATATTAGTTACTCTAGCTTTATTATACTACATAAACATGTTAAAATTACAATTAAGAGATTACGAAAGGAGAGGAAAAAATGTATTTAATAGGTGTTGACCTTGGAGGAACTGAAATAAAAACAGGCCTGGTATCAAAAGATAAAGGAATAATAAATAAAGTTGCAATTCCAACTGAAGCCAACCTCGGCGCCCAAAAAGTAGCTGAAAACATTATAAAAACAATAGAAATTGTAGCCGAAAATAATATGGATAAAATTGAAGGTATTGGTATAGGTTCACCTGGCTCAATAGACAGAGATCATGGTATTGTAAGATATGCTCCAAATTTACCTTTTCATAACTTTGAACTTTCAAGAATTATTATCGAAAAATTAAAGATACCTACATTTGTGGAAAATGATGCTAATGCTTTTGCTTTAGGCGAATGGTATTTCGGATCAGCTCAAGGTTTAAAACATTTCGTTGCTTTGACATTAGGAACAGGTATAGGAGGAGGAGTTGTTTCACACGGAATATTAATAACAGGTAAAGATGGAATTGGAACAGAATTGGGTCATATTATTGTAGATCCAGACGGACCGTTATGCGGTTGCGGTTCAAGAGGATGTATAGAAGCAATTGCTTCAGCAAGAAATACTGCCAGATGGGCAAAGGAATTTTCTGCAAAAATCCCTGAAAATAAAATAGTAGAATTTGCTGGAAAAGTTGAAAACATTGAATCAAAACATGTATTCATGGCTTTAGAACATAATGACCCTGTAGCAAAAATGGTTGTAGATAAAATCACTGATGCTTTAGCAAAAGCTATTGGAAATTTTGTTCACATATTTAACCCAGAAATGATTATAATCGGTGGAGGCATGAGTAAAGCAGGTAAATCTCTATTGGATCCTATAATAGAAAAGGTTAACTTTTATTTAATGCCATCATTTAGAAATTCTTTTAAAATACTGTTATCATCGTTAGTTGAAGATGCGGGAATATTGGGAGCATCTGCTTCGGCAATTTATCATTCAAGATCGAGGTGAAAAAATGGAATATATAAAAAAGTTTTTTAACTTTGACAATGTAACGCAAAAAATATTTACATTAAATATTGTTGTTTTTGTATTAATGTTTGTTTTTGGCGGAGGATTTCGTGCTTTTTCTAATGTCTATACCCTCATCTTTGCAGGGGCACAGTATGGAAAATTAATAATTATTTCTCATCAATATTTTAGATTCATTACTGCAATGTTTGTTCATGGAGGATTCCTGCATTTATTTTTTAATATGTATGCATTATATTATATTGGCAATATTGTAGAAAGGGTATATGGCCCACATAAATTTATAACTATTTATCTTGCTTCTGGTATTGGTGGTTCATTATTAACTCAAATATTTATTCCAGATTCATTTTCTGTTGGCGCTAGTGGAGCTATATTTGGATTAATTGGCTTATTATTTGGAGCGGGATTTAGAGAAGACACTCCACCAATGTTAAAACCTGTGACAGGAACCGCACTACTGCCTGTTATAATAATAAATTTATTTTTAGGTTTCACATCCCCTGGAATAAATAACTTTGCCCATATTGGAGGACTAGTAACAGGGTTTACATTTGGTTGGTTAACCTCTGTTTCTGATACATATACTTCATATAAATATTGGAAAATACTGGCTTATGTTAGCTTAGCATTAATCTTAATTTCATTCATATGGCTTTTAATTTTCGACATACAATTTTTAATAGGGGGCTAAAAAATTATGGAAAAGTTATATTTCAAAGTATCTAGAGATCCGATCTATTCAGAAATTTTTATATATCCTTTAGAAATAATAATAGCTGATACACCATTAGTACAAAGACTAAGATATTTAAGCCAATTAGCTGGAGCAGAATATGTTTATCCAAGTGCTACACATACAAGATTTTCGCATTCTTTAGGAGTTATGCATATTGCGGGTTTATATGCTAAAAAACTTTTTGAAAATAATCATCAAAAAACAAGAATATTAAGACTTGCGGGACTTGTTCATGATTTAGGACATGGACCATATAGCCATCAATTTGATGATGTTATATATAAAAGAATGGGATTAACTGATGGACATGATGAATATAGAAAAAAAATATTAAACACTAAATTAATTGATCAGGCATATGATGTATATAAAAAGCTAAACGATCCAAGAACAAAAAAAGATTTTTTAAAAGACTTGTCTTTAACAGTTGAAAGAGAAATAAAAGACAATGAAAAATCTATAAAAGATGGATTAAAAGATGTAATGACAATGATAAATGAATTATTCGAAGCAGAAAATACAGGAGGTAGCCCTGAATTTAATATTGTCCAGGGGCCACTCGGGGCAGATAGATTGGATTTTGTCTTAAGAGATTCATATTATGCTGGAACAAGAGATTTTGGGACTGGTGATTTAGATAGAATAATAAGAAACGCATCAATAAAAACTCTTAATAATAAAGAAAAACTATGTTATAACATTAAAATTATAGATAATATATATACCGTATTATTTGCACGTTTTATGATGTACAAAAACGTTTACTTCCATAAAACATCAAGAGCCGCTGATCAAATGATTCAAGAAATTCTAAGACTTGCTGATGATATACTTGATTTAAAATCAAGGGTTCGTGATCTTGACAAATTTACATCTTTAACAGATCAAAGAATAATTAACGAAATTGAGATGGTATACGAAGAATTATATGAAAAGAAAGAAAATGAATTATTTAGTATAAACCCTGAATTAATGCAAAAAGCGGATAAAATTGCTAAAGCCTATATTTTGGTTAAAAGATTAAAATCAAGAGACTTGTGGAAATTATTAATAGAAATTCCTTTTTCAACAACAGGTCTTGATCCTTCAGTGATAAGCGTTAGTGTAGCTGAAAACGTTTTAAAACAATTAAAAGAAAATATTAAAAAAACTATTAATACCGAAATATCAAAAGAAGAAAAACAAGAATTGTCATATATACTCGATAATTTTGAAAAGTTATTTATCATTGATACCCCATATAAATTAGCTCTTATGCATCCAAAAGAATTTTTATCAACAGATGTGTCTATATTGGATTATAATGGAGACATTCTAAGGTTTGATGAAGTTTTTGAAAGATATCCCGCTTATAAATTCATGGAAAGCAATTTAATTCAAATTTCAAGAATTTATTTAACAGAAGACAAAAGAGAAATATTGAAAAAATTAAATTTAATACCAAAAGTGGGTGGAATCAACATTACAACAAGATGGTAATATAATCAGTAATTTATGTGACTAAAAGATTGAAAAGAGGAGGGAACAAATGA
Coding sequences within it:
- the hflC gene encoding protease modulator HflC, whose amino-acid sequence is MKKRSKLIILGIFLVVVILFVYTSLFIVNQEQQAVVLRFGQIQKVVTEPGIRFKTPFIDNVVKFERRLMLYDIEPERIITADKKTVIVDTYTIWRINDPKTFIESMRSVQLALTRIDDVVYSNVRDLVAKYTLDEVLSKKREEMLNEITKRSSENLRQFGIEIVDVRVKRTDLPPDISKSVYNRMMAERYSIAAQIRAEGQRESEIIKAEADKKVKIIVSEAEKNAEIIRGTADASVISIYAEAYGESPEFFELRRMADIYKKSFKDGMILLSPDSPILKYLYEGK
- the hflK gene encoding FtsH protease activity modulator HflK, encoding MTDNFEIFDVEEEKPKRSKNFFKRITWLVVILLILGYLSTSIYQVGPSEMGLVLTFGKYTSSTGPGIHWRLPYPFQSHRIVDIKTLKKIEIGFRTVNYRGRIEYQPVTQESLMITGDENIVSLEAVVQYRIADPVKFEFRVLNGFDMVKFATESVLREMVAINPIDNVLTSERDRIAMETAAKVQKILDSYGAGIKVENVYLQEVAPPDEVVKAFDDVNSAKQDKEKFINEANRYANDVIPKAEGQAQKILRAAEAYSYETVAIATGETKRFKAMLKEYKAARDITRKRIILEAIQDLLENSKQKIIVDSSGTLKLLNLPEIGGGTK
- a CDS encoding deoxyribonuclease IV, encoding MLKIGAHMSTSKGFYKIPEATRNIDGNTFQIFSHSPRTWKVKQPKESDIIKFKEKMKEFNISFDDVLVHSGYLINLATPNDENWKKSINLMTEELKITNMLGIKYFNVHPGSHLGEGEKYGYDRIAKALDIILEELKGLNVVILLENVAKKGGNIGWNIEQLGEIIKRSNFSDKLGITYDTCHGFDSNYDIRDKDDVKRLLDEIEKYIGLDKFKMIHLNDSKFPLGAGKDRHEFIGKGEIGLAGFETFLSFDEIVRLPMHLETPGGDEEHAEDIKVIKTIFDSNKIKIQ
- the ispD gene encoding 2-C-methyl-D-erythritol 4-phosphate cytidylyltransferase — its product is MNIGIIVAAGKGERTKLSYPKQFYQILGKSLLRIALEKYEYSELINKIVVVANEEFMEETKKECYNLNKVYGIIKGGESRQESVYNALKNIYNNFGFDVLFVSIHDAARPFVSIDKINEGIEIAKKYGSAILALPEKNSVSHVVGDVIDKILDRNEIFLHQTPQTFDFHKLYKAYTNFENELKSFTDDASIFHKAGNFVRIISGEEYNVKITTEFDLKFAKWLIKEGKINA
- a CDS encoding ROK family protein — its product is MYLIGVDLGGTEIKTGLVSKDKGIINKVAIPTEANLGAQKVAENIIKTIEIVAENNMDKIEGIGIGSPGSIDRDHGIVRYAPNLPFHNFELSRIIIEKLKIPTFVENDANAFALGEWYFGSAQGLKHFVALTLGTGIGGGVVSHGILITGKDGIGTELGHIIVDPDGPLCGCGSRGCIEAIASARNTARWAKEFSAKIPENKIVEFAGKVENIESKHVFMALEHNDPVAKMVVDKITDALAKAIGNFVHIFNPEMIIIGGGMSKAGKSLLDPIIEKVNFYLMPSFRNSFKILLSSLVEDAGILGASASAIYHSRSR
- a CDS encoding rhomboid family intramembrane serine protease, producing the protein MEYIKKFFNFDNVTQKIFTLNIVVFVLMFVFGGGFRAFSNVYTLIFAGAQYGKLIIISHQYFRFITAMFVHGGFLHLFFNMYALYYIGNIVERVYGPHKFITIYLASGIGGSLLTQIFIPDSFSVGASGAIFGLIGLLFGAGFREDTPPMLKPVTGTALLPVIIINLFLGFTSPGINNFAHIGGLVTGFTFGWLTSVSDTYTSYKYWKILAYVSLALILISFIWLLIFDIQFLIGG
- a CDS encoding HD domain-containing protein: MEKLYFKVSRDPIYSEIFIYPLEIIIADTPLVQRLRYLSQLAGAEYVYPSATHTRFSHSLGVMHIAGLYAKKLFENNHQKTRILRLAGLVHDLGHGPYSHQFDDVIYKRMGLTDGHDEYRKKILNTKLIDQAYDVYKKLNDPRTKKDFLKDLSLTVEREIKDNEKSIKDGLKDVMTMINELFEAENTGGSPEFNIVQGPLGADRLDFVLRDSYYAGTRDFGTGDLDRIIRNASIKTLNNKEKLCYNIKIIDNIYTVLFARFMMYKNVYFHKTSRAADQMIQEILRLADDILDLKSRVRDLDKFTSLTDQRIINEIEMVYEELYEKKENELFSINPELMQKADKIAKAYILVKRLKSRDLWKLLIEIPFSTTGLDPSVISVSVAENVLKQLKENIKKTINTEISKEEKQELSYILDNFEKLFIIDTPYKLALMHPKEFLSTDVSILDYNGDILRFDEVFERYPAYKFMESNLIQISRIYLTEDKREILKKLNLIPKVGGINITTRW